A genomic segment from Streptomyces sp. NBC_01233 encodes:
- a CDS encoding AMP-dependent synthetase/ligase produces the protein MREITVPPVVTAAPVGGLADVVFRHAHEEPDRVVLGRKTDGVWRDVTSGELAAEVLALAKGLLAQGVRFGDRVAVMSRTRYEWTLFDFALWAIGAQPVPVYPTSSADQVHWILYDTDCTACVVEDEDQAMTVGSVIDRLPHLQRLWQLDAGAVESLVADGRGVAEDVVHRHRRAVTPDATATVIYTSGTTGRPKGCVLTHANFMYEADTLVTSWESVFQGRQGEQPSTLLFLPLAHVFGRMVEVAAVRARVKLGHQPVLAAAELLPDLAAFRPTFVLGVPHVFEKVFAAARRKAEAEGRSGPFDRAVETAVRYAEARERKAFGIGPGPSAGLRMEHQLFEKLVYGKVREAMGGRVRHAMSGGSAMSRRLGLFFDGAGITVFEGYGLTESCAAATANPPGATKYGTVGRPIPGSAVHIADDGEVWLHGRHVFAGYLNDPRATEAVLHGGWLATGDLGRLDESGYLTITGRKKDILVTSNGKSVAPAALEERVRSHPLVSQCVLVGNDRPYIAALLTLDMDGIAHWLSMRGRPQLPAADLVNDPELAAEVRRAVVAANTLVSQAEAIRTFRVLGEQFTEERGLLTPSLKLKRRAIEKAYAKEVAALYAS, from the coding sequence TTGCGCGAGATCACCGTCCCACCGGTCGTCACGGCCGCGCCCGTCGGCGGACTGGCCGACGTCGTCTTCCGGCACGCCCACGAGGAGCCGGACCGGGTGGTGCTCGGCCGCAAGACCGACGGAGTCTGGCGGGACGTCACCTCCGGGGAGCTGGCCGCCGAGGTGCTGGCGCTCGCCAAGGGGCTGCTGGCCCAGGGCGTGCGCTTCGGGGACCGGGTCGCCGTCATGTCCCGTACCCGGTACGAGTGGACCCTCTTCGACTTCGCCCTGTGGGCGATCGGCGCCCAGCCGGTCCCCGTCTATCCGACGTCCTCCGCCGATCAGGTGCACTGGATCCTGTACGACACCGACTGCACGGCCTGCGTCGTCGAGGACGAGGACCAGGCGATGACGGTGGGCTCGGTCATCGACCGGCTCCCCCACCTGCAGCGGCTGTGGCAGCTCGACGCCGGGGCCGTGGAGTCCCTCGTCGCCGACGGCCGCGGGGTCGCCGAGGACGTCGTGCACCGCCATCGCCGCGCCGTGACGCCGGACGCGACGGCCACCGTCATCTACACCTCCGGGACCACCGGCCGGCCCAAGGGGTGCGTGCTGACGCACGCCAACTTCATGTACGAGGCGGACACCCTGGTGACCAGCTGGGAGTCCGTGTTCCAGGGCAGGCAGGGCGAGCAGCCGTCCACCCTGCTCTTCCTGCCGCTGGCCCACGTCTTCGGGCGGATGGTGGAGGTGGCCGCCGTCCGGGCACGGGTCAAGCTCGGTCACCAGCCCGTGCTGGCGGCGGCCGAGCTGCTGCCGGATCTGGCCGCGTTCCGGCCGACCTTCGTGCTCGGCGTCCCGCACGTCTTCGAGAAGGTCTTCGCGGCGGCCCGCCGCAAGGCGGAGGCGGAGGGGCGCTCGGGTCCCTTCGACCGGGCGGTGGAGACGGCCGTACGGTACGCGGAGGCGCGCGAGCGGAAGGCCTTCGGCATCGGGCCGGGGCCCTCGGCCGGGCTGCGGATGGAGCACCAGCTCTTCGAGAAGCTCGTCTACGGGAAGGTCCGCGAGGCGATGGGCGGCCGGGTGCGGCACGCCATGTCGGGCGGGTCTGCGATGTCGCGCCGCCTCGGGCTGTTCTTCGACGGCGCCGGGATCACGGTGTTCGAGGGGTACGGCCTGACCGAGTCGTGCGCGGCGGCCACCGCGAACCCGCCGGGGGCGACGAAGTACGGCACGGTGGGCCGGCCGATCCCGGGCAGCGCGGTGCACATCGCGGACGACGGAGAGGTGTGGCTGCACGGCCGCCACGTATTCGCCGGGTACCTCAACGACCCCCGCGCCACGGAGGCGGTGCTGCACGGCGGCTGGCTGGCGACCGGGGACCTGGGGCGGCTGGACGAGAGCGGCTACCTCACGATCACCGGGCGCAAGAAGGACATCCTGGTGACCTCCAACGGCAAGAGCGTCGCGCCGGCCGCGCTGGAGGAGCGGGTCCGCTCGCATCCGCTGGTGTCGCAGTGCGTGCTGGTGGGCAACGACCGCCCGTACATCGCGGCCCTGCTCACGCTGGACATGGACGGGATCGCGCACTGGCTGTCGATGCGCGGCCGGCCGCAGCTGCCGGCCGCGGACCTGGTGAACGACCCCGAGCTGGCGGCGGAGGTCCGCCGGGCGGTGGTGGCCGCCAACACCCTCGTGTCGCAGGCGGAGGCGATCCGCACCTTCCGGGTGCTGGGCGAGCAGTTCACGGAGGAGCGGGGACTGCTGACCCCCTCGCTGAAGCTGAAGCGCCGGGCGATCGAGAAGGCGTACGCGAAGGAGGTCGCGGCCCTCTACGCGTCCTGA
- a CDS encoding ABC transporter ATP-binding protein, giving the protein MSGYVLEASGVSVRFGGVRALTGVDLGVRAGEVCGLIGPNGAGKTTLFDVLSGIRRPDQGRMLLDGADITRRSPVWRARHGMRRTFQRQQLFGQLSVADNVLVAQEWRGGGGGLAADLLALPARRARELARRARGKRVLADCGIGALGTSYAGGLPVGQARMVELARAVADPPRVLLLDEPASGMSAPERERLATVVRRLAAEEGCAVLLVEHNVAFVMDLCTRVVVLDLGAVLAEGTAAEVRANPLVREAYLGAA; this is encoded by the coding sequence ATGAGCGGCTACGTGCTGGAAGCCAGTGGTGTCAGCGTCCGCTTCGGCGGGGTCAGGGCGCTGACCGGGGTGGACCTCGGCGTCCGGGCGGGCGAGGTGTGCGGGCTGATCGGGCCGAACGGGGCCGGGAAGACCACGCTGTTCGACGTCCTGTCCGGGATCCGCCGGCCCGACCAGGGGCGGATGCTGCTGGACGGCGCGGACATCACCCGCCGCTCCCCCGTCTGGCGGGCCCGGCACGGGATGCGCCGGACCTTCCAGCGCCAGCAGTTGTTCGGGCAGCTCAGCGTGGCCGACAACGTGCTGGTGGCGCAGGAGTGGCGGGGCGGCGGGGGCGGGCTGGCCGCCGATCTGCTCGCCCTGCCGGCCCGGAGGGCCCGGGAGCTGGCCCGCCGGGCCCGCGGCAAGCGGGTGCTGGCCGACTGCGGGATCGGCGCGCTCGGGACCTCGTACGCCGGCGGGCTGCCCGTCGGGCAGGCCCGGATGGTCGAGCTGGCCCGCGCGGTGGCCGATCCGCCGCGGGTGCTGCTGCTGGACGAGCCCGCGTCCGGCATGTCGGCGCCCGAGCGCGAGCGGCTCGCGACGGTCGTGCGGCGGCTGGCGGCCGAGGAGGGCTGTGCGGTGCTGCTGGTCGAGCACAACGTCGCCTTCGTGATGGACCTCTGCACGCGGGTGGTCGTACTGGACCTCGGGGCGGTGCTGGCCGAGGGCACGGCGGCCGAGGTGCGGGCGAACCCGCTGGTGCGGGAGGCGTATCTGGGGGCCGCGTGA
- a CDS encoding HdeD family acid-resistance protein, giving the protein MTVPSDAAQHPQSDPEDVLGQLGNSWHWALGFALATLIPGILVLVWPDETLHILAVIIGLQLLVAGGFRFVSAFSHSRDDGGSRLAGVLVALLAFLAGVLVLRHPMQTIGALSLIVGVFWLMSGVLTAYVAIADRSLVHRGLTFGLGALGVVAGIVVLCFPVDSAVALTRLLGLWLVLLGVFEVVMAFSLRSAARRMTPKPTPRPG; this is encoded by the coding sequence ATGACCGTACCCTCCGACGCGGCGCAGCACCCGCAGAGCGACCCAGAGGACGTCCTCGGGCAGCTCGGAAACTCGTGGCACTGGGCACTCGGCTTCGCCCTCGCGACCCTGATCCCGGGCATTCTGGTGCTCGTCTGGCCCGACGAGACGCTGCACATCCTGGCCGTGATCATCGGTCTGCAGCTCCTGGTGGCGGGCGGCTTCCGCTTCGTCTCCGCCTTCTCCCACAGCCGTGACGACGGCGGCAGCAGACTGGCCGGCGTCCTGGTCGCCCTGCTGGCGTTCCTGGCCGGCGTCCTGGTCCTGCGGCATCCGATGCAGACGATCGGCGCGCTGTCCCTGATCGTCGGGGTGTTCTGGCTGATGTCCGGAGTGCTCACGGCATACGTGGCCATCGCCGACCGCTCGCTCGTGCACCGCGGCCTGACCTTCGGCCTGGGCGCCCTCGGCGTCGTCGCCGGAATCGTCGTGCTCTGCTTCCCGGTGGACTCCGCGGTCGCCCTGACGCGGCTGCTGGGACTGTGGCTGGTCCTGCTCGGCGTCTTCGAGGTGGTGATGGCCTTCTCGCTGCGCTCCGCCGCCCGCCGGATGACACCCAAGCCCACGCCCCGTCCGGGGTGA
- a CDS encoding ABC transporter permease subunit has protein sequence MGDLLVFVLSGLVSGALYALLATGLVLSYSASGLFNFAHGATAYLCALTFYELHSGLGWPAVPAALLVVLVLAPGLGWGLDRLMFRRLARVGETAQIVATIGLLVALPAAGLWAVDLLADAGAPVKPAENQFGLPGVGPSPARSWQLAEGVGIDSDQLITWVVTALVAVALWVLMRHTRLGLQLRAAVDNRSLTELRGISADRLSSVAWMIASGLAGLAGVLATPLLGLSAHDFTLFLFVSATAAVIGRFASVPLAFAGGLGLGVLQNLVAGYASFAEGITGFRTAVPFLILFGGLLVLTRRARTAGVAAVDAPPVDHLAGASWGRRWGVWAAGAGLLCVAFYTVTTPFWSGLLAQGLAIALVFMSFTVVTGLGAMVSLAQGTFVTGAALVAGLLMSRVWPFVAALAVGTCVAALLGALVALPALRLGGRSLALATLALAFLADQVLFQLRWLRNGDSGWSVPRPVFGPVDLSDDRALGAALVVLVAVVAAGLSALRNSPSGRAMLAVRSAPAAAVASGVSVLRTKLLLFTLSAGLAGFGGVMYASYNTRITATDFTALTGLVWLAVVVAAGVRRPQYAVVAGLVFAVAPRLLSDYVTESAHLPVILFGLAGLALANDPDGYCAAVPVRLAKRRAVGPAGGSSPTPPLPETGGSAPGPPPDAARPVPSNAGRAGIAAQERGPGRSPGERRKGGVGESPAGPALELRGVTAGYDGGLVLHRVDLEVRKGEILAVLGPNGAGKSTACRVAAGLLPVTGGAVFVRGRDATRDGPVRRSRAGVLLAPEGRGIFPSLTIEENLALYLGEADARAAVYARFPRLAERRTVAAGALSGGEQQMLALAPLLQRPPEVLIADEPSLGLAPRVVEEVYALLAELRDAGTALLLVEEKAAGILGIADTVACLSQGRVSWCGPRAEVEADRLTEAYLGIGTRGIGTRGVGTSGVGTSGVGT, from the coding sequence ATGGGAGATCTGCTCGTCTTCGTGCTGAGCGGTCTGGTCTCCGGCGCCCTGTACGCACTGCTCGCCACCGGGCTGGTGCTGTCGTACTCGGCGTCCGGACTGTTCAACTTCGCGCACGGGGCCACCGCCTACCTGTGTGCGCTCACCTTCTACGAGCTGCACTCGGGCCTGGGCTGGCCGGCGGTCCCGGCGGCGCTGCTGGTGGTGCTCGTCCTGGCCCCCGGTCTCGGCTGGGGGCTGGACCGGCTGATGTTCCGGCGTCTCGCGCGGGTCGGCGAGACGGCCCAGATCGTGGCGACCATCGGACTGCTGGTGGCGCTCCCGGCCGCCGGACTGTGGGCGGTGGACCTGCTCGCGGACGCGGGCGCGCCGGTGAAACCGGCGGAGAACCAGTTCGGGCTGCCGGGGGTGGGGCCGAGCCCCGCCCGGTCCTGGCAGCTCGCGGAGGGCGTCGGCATCGACTCCGACCAGCTGATCACCTGGGTGGTGACGGCTCTGGTGGCGGTCGCCCTGTGGGTGCTGATGCGGCACACGCGCCTCGGGCTGCAGCTGCGGGCCGCCGTCGACAACCGCTCGCTGACCGAGCTGCGGGGCATCAGCGCCGACCGGCTGTCGTCGGTGGCGTGGATGATCGCGTCGGGGCTGGCCGGGCTGGCGGGCGTGCTGGCGACGCCGCTGCTGGGCCTTTCGGCGCACGACTTCACGCTGTTCCTGTTCGTGTCGGCGACGGCGGCGGTCATCGGGCGCTTCGCGTCCGTGCCGCTCGCCTTCGCGGGCGGGCTCGGGCTGGGGGTCCTGCAGAACCTGGTGGCCGGGTACGCGTCCTTCGCCGAGGGCATCACGGGCTTCCGCACGGCGGTGCCCTTCCTGATCCTCTTCGGCGGGCTGCTGGTGCTGACCCGCAGGGCCCGGACGGCGGGAGTCGCCGCCGTGGACGCGCCGCCCGTCGACCACCTGGCGGGAGCCTCGTGGGGACGGCGGTGGGGGGTGTGGGCGGCGGGCGCCGGGCTGCTGTGCGTGGCGTTCTACACCGTGACCACCCCCTTCTGGAGCGGGCTGCTGGCGCAAGGGCTGGCCATCGCGCTGGTGTTCATGTCCTTCACGGTGGTGACCGGGCTGGGCGCGATGGTGTCCCTGGCACAGGGCACCTTCGTGACCGGAGCCGCGCTCGTCGCCGGGCTGCTCATGAGCCGGGTCTGGCCCTTCGTGGCGGCGCTGGCGGTGGGCACGTGCGTGGCAGCCCTGCTGGGGGCGCTCGTCGCGCTGCCGGCACTGCGGCTCGGGGGCAGATCTCTGGCCCTGGCCACGCTGGCGCTGGCGTTCCTCGCCGACCAGGTGCTCTTCCAGCTGAGGTGGCTGCGCAACGGCGACTCGGGGTGGTCGGTCCCGCGGCCGGTGTTCGGGCCGGTGGACCTCTCCGACGACCGGGCGCTGGGGGCGGCCCTGGTGGTACTGGTCGCGGTGGTCGCCGCCGGGCTGAGCGCGCTGCGGAACTCCCCGTCGGGGCGGGCGATGCTGGCCGTAAGGTCGGCCCCGGCGGCCGCGGTGGCTTCGGGGGTGTCCGTGCTGCGGACGAAGCTGCTGCTCTTCACCCTGTCGGCGGGGCTGGCCGGGTTCGGCGGCGTGATGTACGCCTCGTACAACACCCGGATCACGGCGACGGACTTCACGGCGCTGACGGGGCTGGTATGGCTGGCGGTCGTGGTGGCGGCGGGCGTGCGGAGGCCGCAGTACGCGGTGGTGGCCGGGCTGGTGTTCGCGGTGGCCCCGCGGCTGCTGTCCGACTACGTGACGGAGTCCGCGCACCTGCCGGTGATCCTCTTCGGGCTGGCGGGGCTGGCCCTGGCCAATGACCCGGACGGGTATTGCGCGGCGGTGCCGGTGCGGCTGGCGAAGCGGCGGGCGGTGGGCCCTGCGGGCGGCTCGTCCCCCACCCCGCCCCTTCCCGAAACCGGGGGCTCCGCCCCCGGCCCCCCGCCGGACGCTGCGCGCCCGGTGCCCTCAAACGCCGGGCGGGCTGGAATTGCCGCGCAGGAGCGGGGTCCGGGGCGGAGCCCCGGGGAACGGAGGAAGGGCGGGGTGGGGGAAAGCCCCGCAGGGCCCGCCCTGGAGCTGCGCGGCGTCACGGCCGGGTACGACGGGGGGCTGGTCCTGCACAGGGTCGACCTGGAAGTCCGCAAGGGGGAGATCCTCGCCGTGCTCGGGCCCAACGGGGCCGGGAAGAGCACCGCGTGCCGGGTGGCCGCCGGGCTGCTGCCGGTCACGGGCGGCGCCGTGTTCGTCCGCGGGCGGGACGCCACCCGCGACGGCCCCGTGCGGCGGTCGCGGGCCGGGGTGCTGCTGGCCCCCGAGGGCCGGGGGATCTTCCCCTCCCTCACCATCGAGGAGAACCTGGCCCTGTACCTCGGGGAGGCCGACGCCCGGGCCGCCGTCTACGCACGCTTCCCCCGGCTCGCGGAGCGCCGCACGGTGGCCGCCGGAGCGCTGTCCGGCGGGGAGCAGCAGATGCTGGCCCTGGCCCCGCTGCTGCAGCGGCCGCCCGAGGTGCTGATCGCCGACGAGCCCTCGCTCGGGCTCGCCCCGCGCGTGGTGGAGGAGGTCTACGCGCTGCTCGCGGAACTCCGCGACGCCGGGACCGCGCTGCTCCTGGTGGAGGAGAAGGCGGCCGGGATCCTCGGGATCGCCGACACCGTGGCCTGCCTCTCCCAGGGCCGGGTCTCCTGGTGCGGCCCCCGGGCCGAGGTGGAGGCGGACCGGCTCACCGAGGCCTACCTGGGAATCGGGACGCGCGGAATCGGGACGCGCGGGGTGGGGACGAGCGGGGTCGGGACGAGCGGGGTGGGGACATGA
- a CDS encoding ABC transporter substrate-binding protein: MLRPIRTLAAAAAALALVSACNSASTNGASPGKPGDGPGNSRGVTADSIKVGGIVSMTSASGYSKKDTDLGARARYMRANAEGGVNGREIDYLGAEDDGQDPAKNMAAARKLIQQDKVFAVSPMSSVTFSGADFLEQEKVPTFGWGTLPSFCGPKYIYGFNGCLVPTPGGTLNQTWPEGIAAILGGARGRSVAVIANDSDAGKFGIRTFQQGFTSAGFTVSYAKASVPATAVPSDWSAYVKEILESNGGKAPDAVVSVMQTPNNIGLFTALKRSGYKGLLSDPTDYDPGLLAKDATKQALDGVHVLLQFQPFESADPKMAQFKADIKAAAGGQDVPLNMHMLTGYMSADLFVSIAQKAGKELTVESFQSAAQGFSDTGTLVGDRAEPKGQKDSFGCGALVQLKNGAYEVSVPFKCHEPIPFK, encoded by the coding sequence ATGTTGCGACCGATCCGCACCCTGGCCGCCGCGGCGGCGGCCCTCGCGCTCGTCTCCGCCTGCAACTCCGCCTCCACGAACGGCGCCAGCCCCGGCAAGCCCGGCGACGGCCCGGGGAACTCCCGCGGGGTCACCGCCGACTCGATCAAGGTCGGCGGCATCGTGTCGATGACCAGCGCCAGCGGTTACAGCAAGAAGGACACCGATCTCGGCGCCAGGGCCCGCTACATGAGGGCCAACGCCGAGGGGGGTGTCAACGGCCGCGAGATCGACTACCTCGGCGCGGAGGACGACGGCCAGGACCCGGCCAAGAACATGGCGGCCGCCCGCAAACTCATCCAGCAGGACAAGGTCTTCGCCGTCTCCCCCATGAGTTCGGTGACCTTCTCCGGCGCCGACTTCCTGGAGCAGGAGAAGGTCCCCACCTTCGGCTGGGGCACCCTGCCCTCCTTCTGCGGGCCCAAGTACATCTACGGGTTCAACGGCTGCCTGGTCCCCACCCCCGGCGGCACCCTGAACCAGACCTGGCCCGAGGGCATCGCCGCGATCCTCGGCGGAGCCCGGGGCAGGTCGGTCGCGGTCATCGCCAACGACAGCGACGCCGGGAAGTTCGGCATCCGGACCTTCCAGCAGGGCTTCACCAGCGCCGGGTTCACGGTCTCCTACGCCAAGGCCTCCGTACCCGCCACCGCCGTCCCGAGCGACTGGTCCGCGTACGTGAAGGAGATCCTGGAGAGCAACGGCGGCAAGGCCCCGGACGCCGTGGTCTCCGTGATGCAGACCCCCAACAACATCGGGCTGTTCACCGCGCTCAAGCGCAGCGGGTACAAGGGGCTGCTCTCCGACCCGACCGACTACGACCCGGGCCTGCTCGCGAAGGACGCCACGAAGCAGGCGCTCGACGGAGTGCACGTACTGCTGCAGTTCCAGCCCTTCGAGTCGGCGGATCCGAAGATGGCTCAGTTCAAGGCCGACATCAAGGCGGCCGCGGGCGGCCAGGACGTGCCGCTCAACATGCACATGTTGACCGGGTACATGTCGGCCGACCTGTTCGTCTCCATCGCGCAGAAGGCGGGCAAGGAGCTGACCGTCGAGTCCTTCCAGAGCGCCGCGCAGGGCTTCTCCGACACCGGCACGCTCGTCGGCGACCGGGCGGAGCCCAAGGGGCAGAAGGACAGCTTCGGCTGCGGAGCGCTCGTACAGCTGAAGAACGGTGCGTACGAGGTCTCCGTCCCGTTCAAGTGCCACGAGCCCATCCCCTTCAAGTAG